The Nocardia terpenica genome has a segment encoding these proteins:
- a CDS encoding carboxymuconolactone decarboxylase family protein has translation MADPHTAPGVRVPLIEESEASGRTAELYALVKQATGLPFVPDMFRLASTRPDLLEVVLTGFTGMFGGGVLPRETKEIISAWTSRVNSCPYCVGTHNYFLRLFGGPAELTEAIETAASPDELPVDERTRQLLHLVTKVSTAAYRITDADWERTEAAGWTNEEVLEAVFCAALFNFINRLVDGLGLGTSVTESRISRQTID, from the coding sequence ATGGCCGATCCGCACACGGCGCCCGGCGTCCGGGTTCCGCTGATCGAGGAGTCGGAGGCGAGCGGGCGGACCGCGGAGCTGTATGCCCTCGTCAAGCAGGCGACCGGGCTTCCGTTCGTGCCGGACATGTTCCGGCTCGCATCCACCCGGCCCGACCTGCTCGAGGTCGTCCTCACCGGCTTCACCGGCATGTTCGGCGGCGGGGTGCTCCCCCGCGAGACCAAGGAAATCATTTCCGCCTGGACGTCGCGGGTGAATTCCTGCCCCTACTGCGTCGGCACGCACAACTATTTCCTGCGTTTGTTCGGCGGCCCGGCGGAACTCACCGAGGCGATCGAGACCGCCGCGTCCCCGGACGAACTGCCCGTGGACGAGCGGACCAGGCAGCTGCTGCACCTGGTCACCAAGGTCAGCACCGCCGCCTACCGGATCACCGACGCGGACTGGGAGCGCACCGAGGCCGCGGGCTGGACCAACGAGGAGGTCCTCGAGGCGGTGTTCTGCGCCGCGCTGTTCAACTTCATCAACCGCCTCGTCGACGGACTCGGGCTCGGCACCTCGGTCACCGAGAGCCGCATCTCCCGCCAGACGATCGACTGA
- a CDS encoding ASPIC/UnbV domain-containing protein, translating to MYFVSAAPIWASDVDRTAARYKFKELSIPLPPGYDDQHMNTVRQVNPAYQKIRSWISSVGASVAINDLTGHGRADGMCIVDTRTNQVIVTYAPTAPPQDRFTPFVLNAAPLPMDDTMAPTGCTPGDFTGDGRMDLLITYWGRTPLLFLAKPDAQTLSPDAYQPRELIPANSADGKYHGPRWNTDAVTVGDYAGTGHPDIIVGNYFPDSDVLDPHGENNVQMNNSLSSAKNGGGDHVLRWIGATAGPQPSATYVEDRDAIPFDASTGWTLALSSADLTGSGRPDLYVANDFGHGHLMHNVSTPDRIRFTEARGQRQPNTPKSFVLGNGSFKGMGVDFADLNDKGRFDMVVSNISTAWGLEESNFVWVNQAANQAEMASDLDKGLAPFEQQAQQYGLAWTGWCWDVKMGDFLNNGNQDVVQTDGFVKGDIDRWPWLQEMAMTNDDLLSNPAMWPNVQPGDDIAGHQAMAFYAKNASGKYVNISDKLGMAVPTPTRAVATGDTTGTGALDLAIARQWGPPAFYANESPGRGDYLDLNLYRPIIGGTPGTGLTGIGSPAYGTTVDITTADGRHQISQLDGGGGHGGFRSFGVHFGLGGDMGPVTAHLQWHDNNGRLHDQTTQLTAGTHSLVLTDGIQEVPNR from the coding sequence ATGTACTTTGTATCGGCCGCGCCGATCTGGGCGAGCGATGTCGACCGGACCGCCGCCAGATACAAATTCAAGGAACTGTCCATTCCCCTTCCACCCGGTTACGACGACCAGCACATGAATACGGTGCGGCAGGTCAATCCCGCCTATCAGAAGATTCGGTCGTGGATTTCCTCGGTGGGGGCGTCGGTGGCGATCAACGACCTGACCGGGCACGGGCGCGCCGACGGCATGTGCATCGTCGACACCCGGACCAATCAGGTGATCGTGACCTACGCGCCGACCGCGCCGCCGCAGGACCGGTTCACCCCGTTCGTGCTGAACGCCGCGCCGCTGCCGATGGATGACACCATGGCCCCCACCGGCTGCACCCCGGGCGACTTCACCGGTGACGGCCGGATGGACCTGCTGATCACCTACTGGGGACGCACCCCGCTGCTGTTCCTGGCGAAGCCGGACGCGCAGACGCTGTCGCCGGACGCCTACCAGCCGCGAGAACTCATCCCCGCGAACTCCGCGGACGGCAAATACCATGGGCCGCGCTGGAATACCGACGCCGTCACCGTCGGCGACTACGCGGGCACCGGGCATCCGGACATCATCGTCGGCAACTACTTCCCGGACTCCGACGTGCTCGACCCGCACGGCGAGAACAACGTGCAGATGAACAACTCGCTGTCCAGCGCCAAGAACGGCGGCGGCGACCACGTGCTGCGCTGGATCGGCGCCACCGCGGGCCCGCAGCCGTCGGCGACCTATGTCGAGGACCGCGACGCCATCCCGTTCGACGCCTCCACCGGCTGGACGCTGGCGCTCTCGTCGGCGGACCTGACCGGCAGCGGGCGCCCGGATCTGTACGTGGCCAACGACTTCGGGCACGGGCACCTGATGCACAACGTCTCCACGCCCGACCGCATCCGGTTCACCGAGGCGCGCGGGCAACGCCAGCCGAACACGCCGAAGTCGTTCGTGCTCGGCAACGGCTCGTTCAAGGGCATGGGCGTCGACTTCGCCGACCTGAACGACAAGGGCCGCTTCGACATGGTGGTCAGCAATATCAGCACCGCCTGGGGCCTGGAGGAGAGCAACTTCGTCTGGGTCAACCAGGCCGCGAACCAGGCCGAGATGGCGAGCGACCTGGACAAGGGCCTCGCCCCGTTCGAGCAGCAGGCCCAGCAGTACGGGCTGGCGTGGACCGGCTGGTGCTGGGACGTGAAGATGGGCGACTTCCTCAACAACGGCAACCAGGACGTGGTGCAGACCGACGGCTTCGTCAAGGGCGACATCGACCGGTGGCCGTGGCTGCAGGAGATGGCCATGACCAACGACGACCTGCTGTCCAACCCGGCCATGTGGCCGAACGTGCAACCCGGTGACGACATCGCGGGCCACCAGGCGATGGCGTTCTACGCCAAGAACGCGAGCGGCAAGTACGTCAATATCAGCGACAAGCTCGGCATGGCCGTGCCGACGCCGACCCGCGCCGTCGCGACCGGCGACACCACCGGCACCGGCGCCCTCGACCTGGCGATCGCCCGCCAGTGGGGACCGCCCGCGTTCTACGCCAACGAATCGCCCGGCCGCGGTGACTATCTCGACCTGAACCTGTACCGGCCGATCATCGGCGGTACCCCGGGCACCGGCCTGACGGGCATCGGCAGCCCGGCCTACGGCACCACGGTCGACATCACCACCGCCGACGGCCGCCATCAGATCTCTCAGCTCGACGGCGGCGGCGGGCACGGCGGGTTCCGCAGCTTCGGCGTCCATTTCGGACTCGGGGGAGACATGGGACCGGTCACCGCGCACCTGCAGTGGCACGACAACAACGGTCGGCTGCACGACCAGACCACACAACTGACCGCCGGCACGCACTCCCTCGTGCTGACCGACGGTATCCAGGAGGTTCCGAACCGATGA
- a CDS encoding GMC family oxidoreductase, producing MADQYDDIVVGSGSAGAVLAARLSEDGTRRVLLVEAGPDYAGIDELPSDLRNGNAMSLVAHDWKYRAEIHDGRRTRFPRGKVLGGSSAVGATIALRGAPGDFDEWAALGNPGWAWDEVLPYYRRLEDDLDYSGEFHGQGGPIPIRRWRPDELTAGQHAFQEACLSAGFPEVKDHNHPEATGVGAIPSNRRDTSVRVSTAMAYLWPARTRPNLTIAADCLVDRVLFDGDRARGVRFSRAGGPVTDVRGERIVLAAGAVGSPMILMRSGIGPAGELRRHDIEVRVDSPGVGGNLIDHPRTGVFMAPAEGTVDTSEAFLQTILRTTAPGSDEVNDLQYYMVNHFDLNLFPELYMLSGVPVIVGIMLVVQRPHSRGRLTLSSADPAAPPVIDLNFLASDHDVRLLTEGVRTCWEIANHPAVRGFGEEIVVLRQRAIGNDRMLRQYVITSLDSAYHPVGTARMGPGGDPGAVVDERGAVYGTRGLYVADASIMPNIVRANTNPTSIMIGERIAAWLAA from the coding sequence ATGGCAGATCAATACGACGATATCGTAGTCGGATCCGGATCGGCGGGGGCGGTACTCGCCGCCAGATTGAGCGAGGACGGCACCCGCCGGGTTCTGCTCGTGGAGGCGGGCCCCGATTACGCGGGCATCGATGAATTGCCGAGCGATCTTCGCAACGGTAATGCGATGTCACTCGTCGCACACGACTGGAAATATCGGGCCGAAATTCACGACGGGCGGCGCACCCGATTTCCGCGGGGAAAGGTGCTCGGCGGCTCGTCCGCGGTCGGCGCCACCATCGCGTTGCGCGGCGCGCCCGGCGACTTCGACGAATGGGCGGCCCTGGGCAATCCGGGCTGGGCCTGGGACGAGGTGCTGCCGTACTACCGGCGCCTGGAGGACGATCTCGACTACAGCGGCGAATTCCACGGGCAGGGCGGGCCGATCCCGATTCGCCGCTGGCGGCCCGACGAGCTGACCGCGGGCCAGCACGCGTTCCAGGAGGCGTGCCTGTCGGCCGGATTCCCCGAGGTGAAAGACCACAACCATCCGGAGGCGACCGGGGTCGGCGCGATCCCGTCCAACCGCCGCGACACCAGCGTGCGGGTCTCCACCGCGATGGCCTACCTGTGGCCCGCCCGCACCCGCCCGAACCTGACCATCGCCGCGGACTGCCTGGTCGACCGGGTGCTGTTCGACGGTGACCGGGCCCGCGGGGTGCGGTTCTCGCGCGCGGGCGGTCCGGTCACCGACGTGCGCGGCGAGCGGATCGTGCTGGCCGCCGGGGCCGTCGGCTCGCCGATGATCCTGATGCGGTCGGGGATCGGCCCGGCGGGCGAGCTGCGCCGCCACGACATCGAGGTCCGGGTCGACTCGCCCGGCGTCGGCGGCAATCTGATCGATCACCCGCGCACCGGCGTGTTCATGGCCCCGGCCGAGGGCACGGTGGACACCAGCGAGGCGTTCCTGCAGACGATTCTGCGCACCACGGCCCCCGGCTCGGACGAGGTCAACGACCTGCAGTACTACATGGTCAACCACTTCGACCTGAACCTGTTCCCCGAGCTGTACATGCTGTCCGGGGTCCCGGTCATCGTGGGGATCATGCTGGTCGTGCAGCGCCCGCACTCGCGCGGGCGGCTCACCCTGTCCTCCGCCGATCCGGCGGCGCCGCCGGTGATCGATCTGAATTTCCTGGCCAGCGACCACGACGTGCGCCTGCTCACCGAGGGCGTGCGGACCTGCTGGGAGATCGCCAATCATCCGGCGGTGCGCGGCTTCGGCGAGGAGATCGTGGTGCTGCGGCAGCGCGCGATCGGCAACGACCGGATGCTGCGCCAGTACGTCATCACCAGCCTGGACAGCGCCTACCACCCGGTGGGCACGGCACGGATGGGGCCCGGCGGCGATCCCGGGGCCGTCGTCGACGAGCGCGGCGCCGTGTACGGCACGCGCGGGCTGTACGTGGCCGACGCCTCGATCATGCCGAATATCGTCCGCGCCAATACGAATCCGACCAGCATCATGATCGGAGAGCGAATCGCCGCCTGGCTCGCGGCCTGA
- a CDS encoding SDR family NAD(P)-dependent oxidoreductase: MTASRAVLLTGCSSGTGQSSGTGYTTALRLHRAGWPVYATARHTDRLADLAAQGISVLPLDVTDEKSMIAAVERITADHGAVGVLINNAAYSLNGTFDETPIEEVRKQFETNVFGLVRLTQLVLPGMRAQRGGRIVIMSSMFGHFATPGRGFYQATKHALEALGDSLRLEVDRFGIKVSLIEPSPIRGGFVPTTVGDLGVSAEHESGLYDDFWEYFVQWHGAYRETEHPRGRGRTAVDADQVARAIEHAVTSPRPRIRYRIGIPARLVARMRWTIGDRAFEQFVRSFFPIPK, from the coding sequence ATGACCGCGTCCCGAGCGGTGTTGCTGACCGGCTGCTCCTCCGGCACCGGCCAGTCATCGGGCACCGGCTACACCACGGCGCTGCGCCTGCATCGGGCCGGCTGGCCGGTCTATGCCACGGCACGGCACACCGATCGGCTCGCCGACCTTGCGGCCCAAGGGATTTCGGTCCTGCCGCTGGACGTGACCGACGAGAAGTCGATGATCGCGGCGGTGGAACGGATCACCGCCGATCACGGCGCGGTCGGCGTGCTGATCAACAATGCCGCCTACAGCCTCAACGGCACCTTCGACGAGACGCCGATCGAGGAGGTCCGAAAACAGTTCGAGACCAACGTCTTCGGCCTGGTCCGGCTGACCCAGCTGGTGCTGCCCGGCATGCGCGCGCAGCGCGGCGGCCGGATCGTGATCATGTCGTCGATGTTCGGCCACTTCGCGACCCCGGGCCGCGGCTTCTACCAGGCCACCAAGCACGCGCTCGAGGCGCTCGGCGATTCGCTGCGGCTCGAGGTGGACCGGTTCGGGATCAAGGTCTCGCTCATCGAGCCGTCCCCGATCCGGGGCGGTTTCGTCCCGACCACGGTCGGCGATCTGGGCGTGTCCGCCGAGCACGAATCCGGCCTGTACGACGACTTCTGGGAGTACTTCGTGCAGTGGCACGGCGCCTACCGGGAGACCGAGCACCCGCGCGGCCGGGGCCGGACCGCGGTCGACGCCGACCAGGTGGCCCGCGCCATCGAACACGCGGTGACCAGCCCGCGCCCGCGCATCCGCTACCGGATCGGCATCCCGGCCCGCCTGGTGGCGCGCATGCGCTGGACCATCGGCGACCGCGCCTTCGAGCAGTTCGTGCGGTCCTTCTTCCCGATCCCGAAATGA
- a CDS encoding helix-turn-helix transcriptional regulator has protein sequence MQEAVERAIETIWNRYDEPLTLAELADEAILSRFYFSRVFRMVTGTSPGRFLTAVRLFKAKNLLLATPMTVTEISYRVGYNSLGTFTSRFTRCVGMSPTQYRYLSRSGLARLESPLPSSADACGSIVGNLRLPETDTPLRIYVGAFESVVAQGSPISCDVVDTRRPYRLTGVPKGDWFIRAVAVNTRDLDPEPWNRRPLFVSAQHWAQSCGDVQQVDIDMRPMHLIDLPILLALPELDGHERPEQTPVAVLAGR, from the coding sequence ATGCAAGAAGCCGTTGAACGGGCTATCGAGACAATATGGAACAGATACGACGAACCACTTACTCTGGCTGAGCTCGCCGACGAGGCGATTCTCAGCCGCTTCTACTTTTCCCGAGTTTTCCGAATGGTAACCGGGACCTCACCGGGACGGTTTCTCACCGCCGTCCGGCTGTTCAAGGCGAAAAACCTGCTGCTGGCCACTCCGATGACGGTCACCGAAATCTCCTACCGGGTCGGCTACAACAGCCTCGGCACTTTTACCAGCCGTTTCACCAGATGTGTCGGCATGTCGCCCACCCAGTACCGATATCTTTCCCGAAGTGGTTTGGCGCGGTTGGAGAGCCCGTTGCCGAGCAGTGCCGACGCGTGCGGTTCGATCGTCGGGAATCTGCGCCTGCCGGAAACCGATACGCCGTTGCGGATATATGTCGGCGCATTCGAGAGCGTCGTCGCCCAGGGGTCTCCGATCTCGTGCGACGTGGTGGATACCCGGCGGCCCTACCGGCTGACCGGGGTGCCGAAGGGCGACTGGTTCATCCGGGCGGTCGCGGTCAATACGCGAGATCTCGATCCCGAACCGTGGAACCGCCGGCCGCTGTTCGTCAGCGCGCAGCACTGGGCGCAGTCCTGCGGCGACGTGCAGCAGGTGGACATCGATATGCGGCCGATGCACCTCATCGACCTGCCGATTCTGCTGGCCCTGCCCGAACTGGACGGGCACGAGCGGCCCGAGCAGACCCCCGTTGCCGTCCTGGCCGGTCGATGA
- a CDS encoding maleylpyruvate isomerase family mycothiol-dependent enzyme, with amino-acid sequence MTTIRPHAEAPIDPTAYRAVRRGLADLAARLRDRAEVTVPATPGWTVREVIAHVVEISAKVASRSGGEPGVRGAAPARASAEIADLLTTWDRVGATVDRMLPELPPLRARILMMDSLTHELDVRHAIGADLAAPQEHPAFTNAFELLVQGFSRGLTERALPALRLETEAEYWIAGEGRPAATVRGDRFDLYRSLAGRRTREQIASLSWSAEPRRWLPAFEWGPFHLPPHPTERPTGGLS; translated from the coding sequence ATGACCACGATTCGACCGCACGCCGAGGCGCCGATCGATCCGACCGCGTACCGCGCGGTGCGCCGCGGCCTCGCCGACCTGGCGGCGCGACTGCGCGACCGCGCGGAGGTGACCGTCCCGGCCACGCCCGGATGGACCGTCCGCGAGGTGATCGCCCACGTCGTCGAGATCTCCGCCAAGGTGGCGAGCCGATCGGGCGGCGAGCCGGGCGTGCGCGGCGCGGCACCGGCGCGGGCCTCCGCCGAGATCGCCGACCTGCTCACGACCTGGGACCGGGTCGGCGCGACGGTGGACCGGATGCTGCCCGAGCTGCCGCCGCTGCGGGCCCGGATCCTGATGATGGATTCGCTGACCCACGAGCTCGACGTCCGCCACGCCATCGGCGCCGACCTCGCTGCGCCACAGGAACATCCGGCGTTCACCAACGCCTTCGAGCTCCTGGTCCAGGGCTTCTCGCGCGGGCTGACCGAGCGCGCGCTGCCCGCCCTGCGCCTCGAGACCGAGGCCGAGTACTGGATCGCTGGCGAGGGCCGCCCCGCCGCCACGGTGCGCGGCGACCGCTTCGACCTCTACCGCTCCCTCGCGGGGCGGCGCACCCGGGAACAGATCGCGAGCCTGTCCTGGAGCGCCGAGCCGCGACGGTGGCTGCCCGCATTCGAGTGGGGGCCATTCCATTTGCCGCCCCACCCGACCGAGAGACCGACGGGGGGATTGTCGTAA
- a CDS encoding ABC1 kinase family protein: MTRLDIALLTPAVIRTRPRTFLRALVVLALVSGHLLVTGPALLVAAFGGRERMAATLRGRARRLLVGLGASYIKGAQLLSTRRDVLSENWCDALAELHDQVPPMPARTARRILRVAYPAGEISAERVDWGSVASGSIACVYRADLPDGSSVAIKIRRPGVQARIQDDFALMRAGARLMQHLPPLRRLPAVAMVTQIGEAVARQADFELERDALHALRNNLADVDYLRIPEPVDALCRPGVLAMEFMSGLHRLTAEEETPELAERVLTCVYRMLFLDGLVHCDMHPGNLYLLPDGRIVLLDAGFVVRLRPNVRGLFAEFFLAMTHGDGERAAAVVFRSAAEVAADADLDAFRAEMVELIADSSRKQSGEFSLVAFAARLFDLQRRHGLFVTPEFVFPLLALLVLEGRIKELDSEADFQFTAMPVLAKALQAGYLQM, translated from the coding sequence ATGACCCGCCTGGACATAGCGCTGTTGACCCCCGCGGTCATCCGGACGCGGCCACGCACCTTCCTGCGCGCACTGGTGGTGCTCGCGCTGGTGTCCGGCCACCTGCTGGTGACCGGCCCGGCGCTGCTGGTGGCCGCGTTCGGCGGCCGCGAACGGATGGCGGCCACCCTGCGCGGGCGCGCCCGGCGCCTGCTGGTCGGCCTCGGCGCCAGCTACATCAAGGGCGCGCAGCTGCTCAGCACCCGCCGCGACGTGCTGTCCGAAAACTGGTGCGACGCACTGGCGGAACTGCACGACCAGGTGCCGCCGATGCCGGCGCGGACGGCGCGGCGGATTCTGCGCGTCGCCTATCCCGCCGGCGAGATCAGCGCCGAGCGAGTCGACTGGGGTTCGGTGGCCAGCGGCAGCATCGCGTGCGTGTATCGCGCCGATCTGCCCGACGGCAGCTCCGTCGCGATCAAGATCCGCCGCCCCGGCGTGCAGGCCCGCATCCAGGACGACTTCGCGCTGATGCGCGCGGGCGCGCGGCTGATGCAACACCTGCCGCCACTGCGGCGGCTGCCCGCCGTCGCCATGGTCACCCAGATCGGCGAGGCGGTGGCGCGCCAGGCCGACTTCGAGCTGGAACGCGATGCGCTGCACGCATTGCGCAACAACCTCGCCGACGTCGACTACCTGCGCATCCCCGAACCCGTGGACGCGCTGTGCCGCCCGGGCGTGCTGGCCATGGAATTCATGTCCGGCCTGCACCGGCTCACCGCCGAGGAGGAGACCCCGGAGCTGGCCGAGCGGGTGCTGACCTGCGTGTACCGGATGCTGTTCCTGGACGGCCTGGTGCACTGCGATATGCATCCGGGCAATCTGTACCTGCTCCCGGACGGCCGGATCGTGCTGCTGGACGCGGGTTTCGTGGTCCGGCTGCGGCCGAACGTGCGGGGCCTGTTCGCGGAGTTCTTCCTGGCCATGACGCACGGCGACGGGGAACGCGCCGCCGCGGTGGTGTTCCGCAGCGCCGCCGAGGTCGCCGCGGACGCCGATCTCGACGCGTTCCGGGCCGAGATGGTGGAGCTGATCGCCGATTCCAGCCGCAAGCAGTCCGGGGAGTTCAGCCTCGTCGCCTTCGCCGCCCGGCTGTTCGATCTGCAACGCCGCCACGGCCTGTTCGTGACGCCGGAGTTCGTTTTCCCGCTGCTGGCGCTGCTGGTGCTGGAGGGCCGGATCAAGGAGCTCGACTCCGAGGCCGACTTCCAGTTCACCGCGATGCCGGTGCTCGCCAAGGCATTACAGGCGGGCTATCTCCAGATGTGA
- a CDS encoding enediyne biosynthesis protein produces the protein MTATVEKQAPGAPAPQPSPAAAKPQPVKDVRYLALRNFALSLSVFNIFGYTLLGFEQPWLWPLIAMATAYVTEIVFEVISGWANRRAPRFMGNGVRGMYEFLLPAHITALAVNMLLYANNQIWPVMFGVIVGVAGKYILQAPVAGRMRHYMNPSNLGIAVTLLCFGSWISIAPPYEFTENANTFFRVMIPIVLTTAGTVINAMLTRKVPLIVGWMGGFAIQAFVRHWIWHVSLFSALGVMTGVAFVLFTNYMITDPGTTPFKARPQFVFGASLAVIYAVLMLFNVVYTLFFATAILCAIRGLGWWAVHLMKRSRAARSTASATLVTERKDMGVVAA, from the coding sequence ATGACCGCGACAGTCGAAAAGCAGGCGCCGGGCGCGCCCGCCCCGCAGCCGAGCCCCGCGGCGGCGAAGCCGCAACCCGTGAAGGATGTCCGGTATCTGGCCCTGCGCAACTTCGCGCTCTCGCTCAGCGTCTTCAACATCTTCGGCTACACCCTGCTGGGGTTCGAGCAGCCCTGGCTGTGGCCGCTGATCGCGATGGCCACCGCGTACGTCACCGAGATCGTGTTCGAGGTGATCAGCGGGTGGGCGAACCGGCGCGCGCCGCGGTTCATGGGCAACGGTGTGCGCGGCATGTACGAGTTCCTGCTGCCCGCGCACATCACCGCCCTCGCGGTGAACATGCTGCTGTACGCGAACAACCAGATCTGGCCGGTCATGTTCGGCGTCATCGTCGGTGTCGCGGGCAAATACATTCTGCAGGCGCCGGTCGCCGGGCGGATGCGGCACTACATGAACCCGTCCAATCTCGGTATCGCGGTGACGCTGCTGTGCTTCGGGTCGTGGATCAGCATCGCCCCGCCGTACGAGTTCACCGAGAACGCCAACACCTTCTTCCGGGTGATGATCCCGATCGTGCTCACCACCGCGGGCACGGTCATCAACGCCATGCTGACCCGGAAGGTGCCGCTGATCGTCGGCTGGATGGGCGGTTTCGCCATTCAGGCGTTCGTGCGGCACTGGATCTGGCACGTGTCGCTGTTCTCGGCGCTGGGCGTGATGACCGGCGTGGCGTTCGTGCTGTTCACCAACTACATGATCACCGACCCCGGCACCACGCCGTTCAAGGCGCGGCCGCAGTTCGTCTTCGGCGCGTCGCTGGCCGTCATCTACGCGGTGCTCATGCTGTTCAACGTCGTCTACACGCTGTTCTTCGCCACCGCGATCCTGTGCGCGATCCGCGGACTCGGTTGGTGGGCAGTGCATTTGATGAAGCGGTCCCGGGCGGCGCGGTCGACGGCGTCGGCCACCCTGGTGACCGAACGCAAGGATATGGGGGTGGTCGCGGCATGA